One segment of Theobroma cacao cultivar B97-61/B2 chromosome 9, Criollo_cocoa_genome_V2, whole genome shotgun sequence DNA contains the following:
- the LOC18589702 gene encoding octanoyltransferase isoform X1, which produces MRGPRNLEVWKMGVVNYLDALKLQEKLVSDRKICKIPDTLLSLQHPPTYTLGKRRTDHNLLIPVSELKQMGAELHYTQRGGDITFHGPRQAILYPVISLREIGLGARNYVEKLELTMIELASLYGVKACAGQKGETGVWVGDRKIGAIGVRISYGVTSHGLAFNIDPDLKYFKHIVPCGIGDKEVTSLRRETGAVLPAEEVIHEQLISCFARLFGYSSITWKESPLILPDNEEIE; this is translated from the coding sequence ATGAGAGGTCCACGAAATCTTGAGGTGTGGAAGATGGGCGTTGTCAACTACTTGGATGCACTTAAGCTGCAGGAGAAGCTGGTCTCTGATAGAAAAATTTGTAAGATTCCAGATACTCTCCTGTCCCTGCAACATCCTCCAACATATACCCTTGGCAAACGGCGAACTGATCACAATTTGTTAATACCTGTGTCTGAATTGAAACAAATGGGAGCTGAACTTCATTATACACAAAGGGGAGGAGACATTACATTTCATGGTCCTCGTCAAGCCATCTTATACCCTGTTATTTCTCTTCGGGAAATTGGGCTTGGTGCTAGGAATTATGTAGAGAAACTTGAGTTAACTATGATTGAATTAGCATCTTTGTATGGTGTGAAggcatgtgctggacaaaagGGTGAGACAGGGGTTTGGGTTGGAGACAGAAAGATTGGTGCAATTGGTGTCCGGATATCGTATGGAGTCACCTCTCATGGGTTGGCATTCAACATTGATCCTGACTTGAAGTATTTTAAACATATTGTACCTTGCGGGATTGGAGATAAAGAAGTTACATCTTTGAGAAGGGAGACAGGTGCTGTGCTTCCTGCTGAAGAAGTAATTCATGAGCagttaatttcttgttttgcAAGACTCTTTGGTTATAGTAGTATCACATGGAAGGAGAGTCCCTTGATATTGCCTGATAATGAAGAAATTGAGTGA
- the LOC18589701 gene encoding UPF0061 protein Mfla_1788 gives MIFHFSPISPLLALSSSSLTSLCLRSFLRSSPKSPFSPSLFLKPRLSLACHLSTGGSLRMDSPSPDPPSSLSVESIAEGLKNQSLTEQDNDNINNKIKNKNVKLGLEDLNWDHSFVRELPGDPRSDSIPRQVLHACYTKVLPSAEVENPKLVAWSDSVADLLDLNPKEFERPDFPLKFSGVSPLAGAVPYAQCYGGHQFGTWAGQLGDGRAITLGEILNSKLERWELQLKGAGKTPYSRFADGLAVLRSSIREFLCSEAMHFLGIPTTRALCLVTTGKFVTRDMFYDGNPKEEPGAIVCRVAQSFLRFGSFQIHASRGEEDLGIVRDLADYAIRHHFPHIENISKSESLSFSTGDDDHSVVDLTSNKYAAWIVEVAERTASLVARWQGVGFTHGVLNTDNMSILGLTIDYGPFGFLDAFDPSYTPNTTDLPGRRYCFANQPDIGLWNIAQFASTLMAAHLINDKEANYAMERYGTKFMDDYQAIISQKLGLQKYNKQLVNKLLNNLAVDKVDYTNFFRSLSNIKADPGIPEDELLVPLKAVLLDIGRERKEAWVSWVQSYIQELVASGISDEERKASMDSVNPKYVLRNYLCQSAIDAAELGDFREVRRLLKVMERPYDEQPGMEKYARLPPAWAYRPGVCMLSCSS, from the exons atgatatttcatTTCTCTCCAATATCACCGCTCCTCGCACtctcttcttcctctctcaCTTCCCTTTGCCTCCGCTCCTTCCTTCGCTCTTCCCCTAAATCCCCTTTTAGCCCTTCCCTTTTCCTCAAACCCCGCCTCTCCCTTGCATGCCACCTCTCCACCGGCGGCAGCCTTCGCATGGACTCGCCTTCACCCGACCCCCCTTCCTCCCTCTCCGTCGAGTCTATAGCCGAGGGTTTGAAAAATCAAAGCTTAACGGAACAAGATAATGATAAtatcaacaataaaattaaaaacaaaaatgtcaAATTAGGCCTGGAAGATCTGAATTGGGACCATTCCTTCGTTAGAGAGCTCCCTGGTGACCCTAGAAGCGATTCAATACCACGACAG GTTTTACACGCCTGTTATACGAAAGTTTTGCCATCAGCTGAAGTAGAGAATCCGAAGCTTGTTGCCTGGTCAGACTCAGTGGCTGATTTGCTTGATCTGAATCCTAAAGA ATTTGAAAGACCAGATTTTCCCCTTAAATTTTCTGGGGTTTCTCCTTTGGCTGGAGC GGTGCCATATGCTCAATGCTATGGTGGGCATCAATTTGGCACGTGGGCTGGTCAGCTGGGTGACGGCCGTGCAATTACTCTTGGGGAGATTCTAAATTCTAAGCTAGAAAGGTGGGAATTGCAGCTTAAAGGAGCTGGGAAGACCCCATACAGTCGATTTGCAGATGGGCTTGCGGTCTTGCGAAGTAGCATCCGCGAATTTCTTTGCAGTGAAGCAATGCATTTTCTAGGAATTCCAACTACTCGTGCCCTTTGTCTTGTGACTACTGGAAAATTTGTAACTCGAGACATGTTCTATGA TGGCAATCCAAAGGAAGAACCTGGTGCAATTGTTTGCAGAGTTGCCCAGTCCTTTCTGCGGTTTGGTTCATTCCAGATACATGCTTCTAGGGGAGAAGAGGACCTTGGCATTGTTCGTGATTTGGCAGACTATGCCATTAGACATCACTTCCCTCATATTGAGAACATTAGTAAAAGTGAGAGCTTGTCTTTTAGCACAGGTGATGATGATCATTCAGTTGTGGATTTGACTTCAAACAAGTATGCAG CATGGATAGTGGAGGTTGCTGAGCGTACTGCTTCTTTGGTTGCAAGATGGCAGGGAGTTGGCTTTACTCATGGTGTTCTGAACACTGACAACATGAGCATTTTGGGTCTCACCATTGATTATGGTCCTTTTGGATTTTTGGATGCTTTTGATCCAAGTTACACACCAAATACTACAGATCTTCCTGGGAGAAGATACTGCTTTGCAAATCAGCCTGATATTGGCTTATGGAATATTGCACAATTTGCCTCAACTTTGATGGCTGCGCatttgataaatgataaagAAGCAAACTATGCCATGGAAAG GTATGGGACAAAATTTATGGATGATTATCAAGCTATAATAAGCCAAAAGCTTGGCCTCCAAAAATACAATAAACAGCTTGTCAATAAACTTCTTAATAATTTGGCTGTTGATAAAGTGGATTACACGAATTTCTTTCGGTCACTTTCCAATATCAAAGCAGATCCTGGCATTCCAGAAGATGAGTTATTGGTGCCACTGAAGGCTGTTCTGCTAGATATTGGCAGGGAACGCAAGGAGGCATGGGTCAGTTGGGTACAATCCTATATACAAGAG CTTGTTGCCAGTGGCATCTCAGATGAGGAGAGGAAAGCTTCAATGGACTCAGTGAACCCTAAATATGTTCTCAGGAACTATCTATGCCAGAGTGCTATTGATGCAGCTGAACTTGGTGACTTCAGAGAGGTTCGAAGGCTGCTAAAAGTAATGGAGCGGCCATATGATGAGCAACCGGGAATGGAAAAATATGCGCGCTTGCCTCCAGCATGGGCTTATCGGCCTGGTGTTTGCATGCTGTCTTGTTCTTCATGA
- the LOC18589702 gene encoding octanoyltransferase isoform X2: MRGPRNLEVWKMGVVNYLDALKLQEKLVSDRKICKIPDTLLSLQHPPTYTLGKRRTDHNLLIPVSELKQMGAELHYTQRGGDITFHGPRQAILYPVISLREIGLGARNYVEKLELTMIELASLYGVKACAGQKGETGVWVGDRKIGAIGVRISYGVTSHGLAFNIDPDLKYFKHIVPCGIGDKEVTSLRRETGAVLPAEEVIHEQLISCFARLFGYSSITWKESPLILPDNEEIE, encoded by the exons ATGAGAGGTCCACGAAATCTTGAGGTGTGGAAGATGGGCGTTGTCAACTACTTGGATGCACTTAAGCTGCAGGAGAAGCTGGTCTCTGATAGAAAAATTTGTAAGATTCCAGATACTCTCCTGTCCCTGCAACATCCTCCAACATATACCCTTGGCAAACGGCGAACTGATCACAATTTGTTAATACCTGTGTCTGAATTGAAACAAATGGGAGCTGAACTTCATTATACACAAAGGGGAGGAGACATTACATTTCATGGTCCTCGTCAAGCCATCTTATACCCTGTTATTTCTCTTCGGGAAATTGGGCTTGGTGCTAGGAATTATGTAGAGAAACTTGAGTTAACTATGATTGAATTAGCATCTTTGTATGGTGTGAAggcatgtgctggacaaaagGGTGAGACAGGGGTTTGGGTTGGAGACAGAAAGATTGGTGCAATTGGTGTCCGGATATCGTATGGAGTCACCTCTCATGGGTTGGCATTCAACATTGATCCTGACTTGAAGTATTTTAAACATATTGTACCTTGCGGGATTGGAGATAAAGAAGTTACATCTTTGAGAAGGGAGACAGGTGCTGTGCTTCCTGCTGAAGAAGTAATTCATGAGCagttaatttcttgttttgcAAGACTCTTTGGTTATAGTAGTATCACATGGAAGGAGAGTCCCTTGATATTGCCTGATAATGAAGAAATTGA GTGA